A portion of the Streptomyces sp. NBC_00376 genome contains these proteins:
- a CDS encoding ATP-binding protein has protein sequence MKIAFVGKGGSGKTTLSSLFIRHLAANEAHVVAVDADINQHLGAALGLDDQEAAALPAMGAHLPLIKEYLRGSNPRITSGETMIKTTPPGEGSRLLRVREDNPIYDACARTVRLDDGEIRLMATGPFTESDLGVACYHSKVGAVELCLNHLVDGPDDYVVVDMTAGSDSFASGMFTRFDMTFLVAEPTRKGVSVYRQYKEYARDFGVSLKVIGNKVQGEDDLEFLRAEVGDDLLVSVGHSDWVRAMEKGRPARFELLEADNRMALQALQNAAEDSYEQRDWGRYTRQMVHFHLKNAESWGNEKTGADLAAQVDPAFVLDERYAQDGAAQPA, from the coding sequence ATGAAGATCGCTTTCGTAGGGAAGGGCGGCAGCGGCAAGACGACGCTGTCCTCGCTCTTCATCCGCCACCTCGCCGCCAATGAAGCCCATGTCGTCGCGGTGGACGCCGACATCAACCAGCACCTCGGGGCCGCGCTCGGCCTCGACGACCAGGAGGCCGCAGCGCTGCCCGCCATGGGGGCGCACCTACCTCTGATCAAGGAGTATCTGCGCGGCAGCAACCCCCGCATCACCTCCGGCGAGACGATGATCAAGACGACTCCGCCCGGCGAGGGCTCACGACTGCTGCGGGTCCGCGAGGACAACCCGATCTATGACGCATGCGCGCGTACGGTCCGGCTGGATGACGGGGAGATCCGGCTGATGGCCACCGGGCCGTTCACCGAGTCGGATCTGGGCGTGGCCTGCTACCACTCCAAGGTCGGCGCGGTCGAACTCTGCCTGAACCATCTCGTCGACGGCCCCGACGACTATGTCGTCGTTGACATGACAGCGGGGTCGGACTCCTTCGCCTCCGGGATGTTCACCCGTTTCGACATGACGTTCCTGGTCGCGGAGCCGACCCGTAAGGGCGTCTCGGTCTACCGCCAGTACAAGGAGTACGCGCGGGACTTCGGGGTCTCTCTGAAGGTCATCGGCAACAAGGTGCAGGGCGAGGACGATCTTGAGTTCCTGCGCGCCGAGGTGGGGGACGATCTGCTGGTCAGCGTCGGGCACTCCGACTGGGTACGGGCGATGGAGAAGGGCCGCCCCGCTCGCTTCGAGCTGCTGGAGGCAGACAACCGGATGGCTCTGCAGGCGCTGCAGAACGCCGCCGAGGACTCGTACGAGCAGCGGGACTGGGGGCGCTACACGCGTCAGATGGTCCATTTCCATCTGAAGAACGCGGAGAGCTGGGGCAACGAGAAGACGGGCGCCGATCTGGCCGCCCAGGTCGATCCCGCCTTCGTTCTCGATGAGCGGTACGCCCAGGACGGCGCCGCTCAACCCGCCTGA